The genome window GTTTGCCTTAACCTTTATCGCCCAGCATGCCACACGTTCCATCTGTGGGATAAACCAGATGAGCACTGTTGTGTTGCAGACGTTGAAGCAGGTGTGGAACATTGCCAGTACTATAGGCAGCAAGGCAGCCTTCTGTGCAGCAGGCAACGTATCGTTTACAGGGTCATAACCCACAAGTCGGCAAACGAAATTGACGAAAGGATAGAAGAGACACATTACCCAGATGACACCAAAGACATTGAAGAGCAGGTGCGCAAAGGCTGCACGGCGTGCCTGCGTGTTGGCTCCGAGGGCTGCAAGATTGGCTGTGGCAGTCGTTCCGATGTTCTCACCCATCACCAAGGCAATACCGAGGTAAATCGGCAATACACCTGTTGAGCAGAGCAGGATGGTAATGGCCATCACCGCAGCAGAGCTTTGCACGATACAGGTAATGAGCGTTCCTATCAGAAGGAAGATGAGAATCGTCAGATGACTGTTCCTGTCAAAGGACGAGAAGAACTGTATTGCGTCAGGGTTATGCTCCAGATCGAGCGATTTCCCGGCACTGCTCAACAGCACAAGGGCGAAGAAAAGGAAGGCAATACCAAAGAGGAAGTCACCGATGTAACGCCGTTTCTTACTGTAAATGAGGATAATTCCGATGAAGAAAGCAGGGAAGACGACCAAGGTAAGGTCGACATTAAATCCCAGGGACATAATCCATGCCGTGAGCGTAGTACCGATATTGGCACCCATAATGACCGAGATAGCCTGTGCAAGGGTAAGGAGTCCCGCATTTACGAAGCTCACCGTCATCACAGTCGTAGCCGATGACGACTGCACGGCACAGGTAATAAAGGTACCCGTAAGCATTCCTGTGAAACGGTTGGTGGTCATTGCACCCAGAATATGGCGCAACTGCGAGCCTGCCATCTTCTGCAGAGCCTCGCTCATAACTTTCATTCCGTAAATCAAGAGGGCAAGAGAGCCCATAATCTTCATGAAGATAATCGAATAGTCGCTTGTACTCATATATACAAATTAGAGATTTTTTTCGTCTGAAACGGGGAATAATTGAATTATAAAATATGAATTATCTGAATAATAAAAAACAACTTCAAGAAATGTATCTATACTCCTCAGGCTCTGCACGGATACTTCGGACAGCTTGTCACAGGGCTCCGAACAATGTGTCCGGGAGTTTCGGACTGGAATGTCCGTGGGCTTCCCAGACAGGTGTGATACATCAGTACATTATCCATTTCGCCTGCAAATATACGAAAAGACCTCCCTATCCTAATGGAAAGAGAGGTCTTTTATTTTGCTTTATGCGTTTTTTAACTAAAAAAACAGACAGCTTTTTCAGGCATCCTGCTGGCGTACACCCATGCGTGCCTCAACAACATTGACAACATAGTCGCCCAACTTCTCACACTCCTGGATGATATCCATGTACATTGTTCCTATGGCATAGGTGTACTTGTGGTCGTTCACATCGTTGATATTCTGGGAACGCAGCTGGTTACGATAGTTATTGATTTCGTTCTCGATGTTGAACGAACGGTTTACATCATTGTCCTGACGGTGTCCCACGAGGATTCGGTTCATCTGCGTCAGGGCATCATCCGTAAGCTCAAACATCTGGTGCATGTGGTCATACTGCTCGTCAGTGAAGTCTTCCTTACCATGGAAGCGTCGGTTCTCAGTGCGTGCAATATTGAAACAAGCATCGCCGATACTCTCCAACTCAGAGATTTCACGAAGCATGGAACGCACCTTCTCCTTCGTTTCATCACTCAGATGGGCATTTGAAACCTGGTCAAGATACTTGGCAATCTCAATCTCCATGTTGTCAGAAATACCTTCATACTTCTCGATGCGGCTGTAGAGTTTGGTAAATTTATCAGTATCCTTCTCGCCAAGCAGCTCACGCACCATGCCGAACATACGCTGGATACGCTCGGCAAACGACTTTATCTCCTTTGAAGCCTCAAGCACTGAAAGCTCCGGAGTCTTCATGATACCAGCCTGAATGAAGTGCAGACGGAACTCATCCTCATCCTTCTTGGACTTAGGCTTGATGATCTTGCAGACCAGTTTTTCCAGATACTTGATTGGTCCGACAAGGATAAGCGTATTCGTAATATTGAACGCTGTGTGGAAAGCAGCAAGCACAAAGCTCAGCTTGGCAGCATTGGCAGCAAAGCCGGCAGCACCCTTTGGCATGTCAACATCATATCCAACCCAGCTACATACCATGTTGATAAAAGGATGGAAGATGCACAATACCCAGATAACTCCGAAGACATTGAACACCATGTGTGCCATTGCCGCACGCCGTGCCTGCGTGTTTGCGGTCAAGGCGGCGAGATTTGAGGTTACGGTCGTTCCGATATTCTCACCCATCACCAGCGCAATACCCTGATAAATGGGCAGCACGCCCGTTGAACAGAGGATCATCGTGATAGCCATGATGGCAGCAGAACTCTGCACACACATGGTCAGCACGCTACCAATGAGCAGGAAAACGATTGTCGTAAAGAAGCTCTTGGGGTCGAACTGGCTGAAGAAATCGAGCACAGCCTGATTGTGTGCGAGGTCCATGTCGATACCTGTCTGACGCAAAGTACCCAGTCCAAGGAACATAAACGAGATTCCGAAGAGGAAGTCTCCGATGAGTTTACGCTTCTTGGAGTAAATCAGAACGATACCGATAAAGAATGCCGGCCACACGAAGTCGGTGATATTGAACGAGAAACCAGCCGACATAATCCATGCCGTAAGCGTCGTTCCGATGTTCGCACCCATGATGACCGAGATTGCCTGAACCAGTGTCAGCAGCCCGGCATTCACGAAGCTGACCGTCATCACCGTCGTTGCCGTTGACGACTGGACAGCACCTGTGATGAATGTACCCGTAAGAATACCTGTAAAACGATTAGTAGTCATTGCGCCAAGGACGTGGCGCAGCTGTGGACCTGCCATTTTCTGCAGGCTCTCGCTCATTGCCTTCATACCGAACATCAGCAATGCCAATGCACCAATGAGCTTAAAAAAAATCCAAATCGACATATAATTACTTAATTTGTGATGCCTGTTTCTTGGATATATGCAAAACTTTCTCTAATTTTACCATCCGTTTCAGCGACAGTCAATCTTCTTCGCTGACCTATTCTTTAACCATAAACGATTATGAGACAAGTACTGCAAATCCGTTGCAAAAATAATAAAAAAACTCAAGAAGTCCCAATGGGAAGTACACTTTCTGACATTTATAGGGAAATTAATCTGCAAATGACCTATGGACCAGTAAGTGCGAAAGTAAATAATAAGGTGGAAGGACTCCACTTCCGTGTCTATCGTAACAAGGACATAGAGTTCCTCGACCTGCACACACCATCGGGTATCCGGACCTATACCCGTTCGCTCTTCCTCGTTCTCTGCAAGGCTGTACACGACCTTTATACGGGCAGTGAAGTGGTGATTGACATCCCTGTTTCAAACGGTTACTACTGTAATCTGAAGCTCGGGCATGCCATCACTGCAGAGGATGTTGACCGTATCCGTACACGGATGAAGGAGATTATCGATGCACGGATGCCCATACAACGCTACGAAACCACCACGGAAGAAGCCGTAAGGATGTTTGAAGAACTGGGCGATACACAGAAGGCAAAGCTGCTACGCAGCAGCGGTTCGCTCTATACGGTCCATTATGTGCTGGATGACTATAAGGATTATTACTACGGCTCGATGCTTACAAACACCGCACAGCTCCACCTCTTCGGACTTGAGCCTTACTTTGATGGCGTCCTGCTCCGCATCCCTTCCATACAGGACCCGTCCAAACTGGGCGAAATGGTACGGCAGGACAAAATGTTCGAGGTGTTCAAGGAACATCACCGCTGGCAGAGTATTCTGGGAATAAAGACCGTCGGCGACTTCAACGAAGCACTCAAGAACGGCTTTTCAACCGACCTTATCAACGTCAGCGAGGCACTGCAGGAAAAGAAAATATCACAGATTGCCGATACCATTGCCGGACGGAAGCAGACTAAAGTAGTGCTCATTGCCGGACCCTCATCAAGCGGTAAGACCACATTCTGCAAGCGACTCTCGGTACAGCTCCTTGCAAGTGGCGTGAAACCCGTGCAGATTTCGCTTGACGACTACTTCGTGAACAGGGAAGAAACACCGAAGGATGAAAATGGAGAACTTGACTATGAGAGCATCTATGCACTGAACATTCCGCTCATCAATGAGCAGTTCAACGCCCTTTTCCGTGGAGAGGAAGTGGAATTGCCTAAGTATAATTTCCAGACTGGAACGAGTGAGAAGAGCGGCAAGAAACTGCATCTCGGCGAGAACAACGTGCTGCTTGTGGAGGGAATACACGCCCTTAACCCCGTACTGACCGATCAGATAGCAGATGAAAAGAAGTTCAAAATCTACGCATCTGCCCTCACAACCATCCTGCTGGACGACCACAACTACATCCCGACGACTGACAACCGACTGCTCCGGCGCATTGTACGCGACCACAAATACCGTGGCTGTTCGGCACAGGACACCATCCACCGCTGGCCAAGTGTGCGTGCCGGCGAGAACAAGTGGATTTTCCCTTATCAGGAACAGGCGGATGTAATGTTCAATACTGCCATGCTCTTCGAGCTTGCCGTCATCAAACCGCAGGCTGAAGAAGTGCTGGAACAGGTGCCCGAGAACTGTGAGGAATATGCTGAAGCCTATCGCCTGCGAAAGTTCCTGAAGTATTTTGCACCGCTTCCTTTCCGCAATCTTCCCCCGACATCCCTGCTGCGAGAGTTCCTCGGAGGCAGTTCGTTCAAGTATTAAAAGGCACTCCTGCTGCCGTTTGTACCATAGGCTGTATATCACCCAATGGCATACATTCGCACGTTTCAGCCTTTCCCATGTCATTACCTGTACTGGGTAATACTATTAACCCCCAACCGGTTATTAGCCCCTAATGACCTATTGGGGTTTAAAGATGTGAAAAATGTCCTCAACAACTCCGCATTTTATTTTCCACAATTGATTTGATTCTTACAAAACAGATGTTTCAACAGCAGGAAACAACGAGTTCGTTGATATGCTGTTTACCCCCGACTGCTTCCTTGGCATGAAAGAAACATCGCTTTATACATAGCACTATTCCCATGTCTCATTCACCTCCATAACCCTTGGAAAAGAACGGTTCTTCCTGTAAAAATAAAAAGATACACCTTAATAAGTGGGAAAAAATATATACCTTTGTAATCAATCTAAGAAACAAAATAATATATGCCCATATATTACCAGACGTGGGTAATCATCAAAGACACAACCGACAACATTCCAAGAGAGTACGGAACTTGATTGGATTATGCTAAACAAACACACTTTTGACAATGAAAACAAGAATATTCATCACCCTGCTGTTAATTTGTCATACCACACTCAACTGGGCACAGAACCGAGTGACAGAGCTTCGGACATGGAAGTTTTCACACGACAGCCTACACTGGCAGACCGTGAACATTCCCCATGACTGGGCTATCAGCGGTCCCTTCGACAAGAAATGGGACTTACAATGCGTGGCAATAGAACAGAACGGCGAGAAACAGGCTACTGAAAAGAGCGGACGTAGCGGGGCGTTACCGTGGATAGGAGAAGGATGGTACAGCCATCAGCTGACCATCAAGAACCGTAAAGACTTTTCCCACGCTTATCTTTGCTTTGATGGTGCGATGTCAGAACCCATTGTCTACATCAACGGAAAGGAAGCTGGACGGTGGGCATACGGCTACAATGCCTTCCGAATTGATGCTACAAAATACCTGAAGAAAGGCGAAAATACGATTATCGTACATCTCAATAACCGTGAGGAAAGCTCACGCTGGTATCCCGGAGCAGGACTTTATCGCCCTGTAAGACTGGTCCTTACGCCCGAAATGCGTATTGACCCGTGGAATGTCTATATACGTACAACCCGCCTCGATGACGATGGTGCTACACTTTCCATTGACGCAAAGGTTGACGGATGGGACGGTAAAAAGAAGCTGATAGCAATTGCCTACGGTAGTGCAGACGGGCAGCCGGAACAGACAGAACTGACCCTTGACCCACTCACAGGCATTGCACACGCCGAACTGAAATGGAAGAAAGGTAAATATAGCGTATGGACCCCAGAACAGCCCGTCCTCATTCCCCTTGGCATCTACACCCGAAACAAAGGCACGCTGCTACCTCTTTACACCACGAAGACGGCTGTCCGCACCGTTTCAGTCTCTAAGGAAAAGGGCTTTCAGCTGAATGGTGTCAGCAGGAAGATACAAGGTGTATGCCTGCATCACGACCTCGGACCACTCGGAGCAGCGGAAAACAAGGCGGCACTGATACGTCAGATAAAACAGATGAAGGACATGGGAGCAGACGCCATACGCACTGCCCACAATATGCCCTCAGAACTCTTCGCACAGCTTTGTGACTCCCTGGGAATGATGGTAATGGCTGAAAGTTTCGATATGTGGGTCTACCCCAAGTGCAAGAACGGCTATGCACGGTTCTTCAACGACTGGGCTGACAAGGATATAGAGAATCTCGTAAGGCATCATCGCAACCATCCCAGCATCGTGATGTGGAGCATCGGCAACGAAATTCCCGAACAGTGGAGCGAAGAAGGTCGGCAGATTGCCGGAAGGCTACAGGAAATCTGTCATCGGCTCGACCCCTCACGCCCCGTAACACAGGGTATGGACCGGGCTGAAGAAGCCTTGAAAGCAGGCTTTGCACAGGTAATGGACGTGCCGGGATTCAACTACCGTGTCTATAAATACAACCGCAACATAGCACAACTGCCCAAGGGTTTTCTCTTAGGGTCAGAGACTGCCTCGACAGTCTCAAGCCGTGGGGTCTACAAGTTTCCTGTCCGCTGGGGCGTGGCAGAGGCTGAAAAGGACGGACAGGTGTCAAGCTACGACACGCAATGGTGCTCGTGGAGCAATCTGCCAGAGGAGGACTTTATCGCTATGGAGGACCTTCCCTATACCATCGGACAGTTTATTTGGACAGGAACGGACTACCTTGGCGAACCAACTCCTTACGATGAATACTGGCCCAGTCGTAGCAGTTACTTCGGAGCGTGCGACCTTGCAGGGCTGCCTAAGGACCGTTACTATCTCTATCGGGCGGTATGGAACAGGAACAAGCCAACACTTCACCTCCTTCCCCATTGGACATGGAACGGACGTGAGGGACAGGTGACGCCCGTCTTCTGCTATTCAAGCTACCCGGAGGCGGAACTCTTCGTCAATGGGAAGTCGCAGGGACGACGCAGGAAGGCTGGAAAAGAAGTGCAGGGCGAGGCTGCTACAGGAAAAGCAGCTACTCCCGAAGAAGCCCGACAGCGTGCCGAACGCTATCGGATGATATGGGACAACGTCGTCTATGAGCCCGGAGAGCTGAAGGTTGTGGCATACGATGAGCAGGGAAAGGCAGCTGATTCCGTTTCAGTCTACACTGCCGGAAAACCTCATAAGCTACTACTTGAGCCCGACAAGTCCACCTGCGGCATCCCCAGTGCCAACCTTGTCTACATCACAGTGACAATGCTTGACGAGCAGGGCAATCCCGTTCCGGATGCTGACAACGAACTCTTCTTCACCGTGTCAGGTGCCGGACGGTTCAAAGCGGTCTGCAATGGCGACCCGACCTCATTGGAGTCATTCACCGAACCACAGATGAAACTCTTTCATGGTAAACTTGTCATTACGCTGGAAGGAAACAACAAGAAAGGCAACATCACACTGACTGTACACGACAAGGGGCAGGAAATCAGTGAGAGAATAATCATCCACAATACTGGCAACGAACTGCAGGCACCCGACTTGTGACACAATGGCTGCCAACAACTGTAGAAATACATCCTAAACAAAATATAAGACGATGAAACGTATAACCTCTTTGCTCATTACACTCTGCTGCCTTTCGACAGAAATACAGGCACAGCAGACACTTTCCTTTCCCGATGTAGATGCCATTGGATATAGTGCAAATTCCGCTTCCATAGAACTGTACACAGCTATCGGACATAACCAGTACCGCACGAGAAGCCTGCGTACTGACAAGAAGTATGTAGATTTGGAAGGAGACTCAGATATGAAACTCGTCTATTGGGACTGTACAGAGGAGGATGACCATGTAACGAAGGAGCAGATTCTCTCTGATAAAAAAACTTTCCTCAATGTCAACGACCTGCCATCTACCTCATTGAATGATTATATCGGAAAGATATTCTACATCAATGAGAAGGGAACATGGAGACGTGAGCATGAGAAAACATCGCTTATCCTGAAGTTCCTCAACCAAGGAACAGCCTCTGTACAGGAAGTGTATTATGGTATTGAAGATGATTCCTATAATCGCAGTGCTGCCTCAACCACCCTTCCTGAATCCATGAAGACATGGCGTGTAAGCAGAGCAGACTTTTACACCCCACTGACACTGAAGTTTAAAGACAATAAAGAGATAGTTGTCCTCATTTCCATATGGGGTCAAGACTTTGATTATCTACTTATTCCAAGCAGCGACAAAGATATTCTTATTAGGAATTCATCAGACCGTCCCATTGTCAATATTACAGAGGCTACAGAGAAATATGTCGACACAAAGTCACATGATTTCACCCAATACTTTATCAAATTCTACTATGGTCTAAGGAAAACTGAAAACAACAAAGTTCAGTTAATAAACCGATTAGGCGAGAACGTACTGGGAGAAGACTATGACCATATTAGCTATGCTGACCGTTTTATCATCGCCCAGACGAAAGACAAGATAGATGTCTTCAATCTATATTTGAACAAACTAAATCTTGGTAAGGTAAAAGTAGTAAGAGAGGTACCAAAGAGTGTCTACGGACGTATCGAGGTGCTGAACGATGAAGGTGCTGCCTACTATGACGAATTTCAACAAAAGGCATCCAGCCCCGTCCGTAGGATTATAGGTGTATGCGGTACTGTAGATCACTGGTCATATGACATAGTCAATGAAAAGGGCGTATATATGATGCAAAAAACCAGCACCGGACCGGGTTGGGGATACCAAGAAGAGGTTAAGTTTATCTTAACTGACTGCCAGCCTGGCGACTCTGTTTCAATTATTGACGGAAGTAAGAACTTCAGCTATAATGCAAACTATGGCATCAATGGTGAGATTGAGATTAATCCTTCCTTAATCAAGGTTGGAAGAAATGGGAAATTCGGTATCCTGCGATACGATTATGACTTTGACAAGAACATACAACCAAAGATTGTGGCAAACAAACCAGACGATTATCCTTTGGAGTTCCATTACTATCCAACACAGAAAGTCAAAGGAGAAATCCTACTGCCCATCGAGAATGATTCAATAGTCATGCAGCAAGACGGTATGATACTATTCTATAAAGATGGGAAAATAGGCATCTTCGGACGGGATAAAATTCCTGTATTTGAAGAACTGACACAGCAGACTAAGTCGTTCTATTACTTCAGAAAGGACGGTAAAGAAGGCTGGCTTGACAGGGAAACTGACACCGAGTACTTCAAGGAATAATAACGAAAACAGCATATAAGCTCTTTAAAATAAAGTAAACATTCCTGCTTAAAAGCCAATCTTGAAGGGTGAAAAAGTAAAAGAATAAAAAGATAAAAACAAGGTTCTGAACCTTAAGAATTGCCATTTGCCGAATTATTTTCACGAAAAGAAGAATTTATTTTCATGAAAATAAATATTTTTCTTCATGAAAAGAAATATTTTTTTTCGTGAAAATAATTCGCAAGAGAGGGCTTATCATAGACTAAAAGGCTACCAGAATATCTGTAAACAAACTTCGTATAATGCTTTAAAGTGTGTCAAAACAAAGGGCAAATCAGGCTTTTAATTTTCGAGAAAGAGTGGAGTTCTTTGGCAAGGGCATATCAACTTGACAAGAAAGAAATAACAAAAGGACATCTATTCCGTGTATAGTGAATCGCATCACTGGTACAACACTGGAATAACTGTCCTTTGTTTTGTTGATATTTACAGGCAGATAGAAGTATCCACCACTCACACCATGCTAATTTCAGCGGGTTGCCTGTAACAGAGTTGGGACTGGAAGAGCCTGCACCTTATCGGTCAAGTTTCCACGTAACACCGTCCTTGGTGTCCTTAACCTGGAAGCCGGCATCAGCGAGGGCATCACGAATCTGGTCGCTGACTGCCCAGTTCTTCTCAGCTTTCGCCTTTGCACGGAGGTCGAGAACCATATCAACAACCTTGCCGTAAGCCTCCTCACGGGCATCGTTGTTAGCTCCACGCTCATTCTGAAGACCAAGGATATCGAAGGCAAAGATGTGCATTACCTCAGTAAGTTCCTTGAGGTCATCGGCTGAAATCTGCGCCTTGTGGTCGATGAGGATGTTCACCAAGTGGCATGCCTCAAAGAGAGTTGAGATGGCAGCAGGCGTCATCAGGTCGTCATTCATCGCATCATAGCACTTCTGGCGGAAGACAGCAACAAACTTCTTTGTATTCTCATCAGATGCGGCAGCAGTCTGTATGCGTACCAAGTCCTCAATACCATTCATCAGACGCTCGTATCCCTTCTCAGCAGCCTGCAGTGCCTCGTTGGAGAAGTCGACTGTTCCACGATAGTGGGCAGAGAGGATGAAGAAGCGAATCGTCATCGGAGAGTAAGCCTGTGTGAGCGTATCATGCTCGCCGGTAAAGAACTGTTCGAGCGTAATGAAGTTGCCAAGCGACTTGCCCATCTTCTGTCCGTTGATGGTAATCATATTGTTGTGCATCCAATACTTCACCATCTCATCACCCTGTGAAGCCACAGCTTGAGCAATCTCACACTCATGATGCGGGAAGATAAGGTCCATACCACCACCGTGAATATCGAAGTGGTCGCCCAGATACTTGCGTCCCATCGCCGTACACTCACAGTGCCAGCCCGGGAAGCCATCGCTCCAAGGTGACGGCCAACGCATGATATGCTCTGGCATGGCACGCTTCCAGAGTGCAAAGTCTACCTGATTACGCTTCTCGCCAACGCCTGCCAGCTCCCGTGAATTATTGACCATGTCGGTGAGATTACGCCCAGAAAGCACACCATAGCGGTGGTCCTTGTCGTATTTCGCCACATCAAAGTAAATGCTTCCATTGCTTTCATAGGCATAGCCGTTGGCAAGAATCTGCTTTACAAGCTCTTCCTGCTCAATGATATGACCTGTTGCATGTGGTTCAATGCTCGGTGGCAATACGTTCAGCGAACGCATCGCATCGTGATAGCGGTTCGTGTAATACTGTGCTATCTCCATCGGCTCAAGCTGCTCAAGACGTGCCTTCTTCTCAATCTTGTCGTCACCTTCGTCAGCATCATGTTCCAAATGACCTACATCCGTGATGTTACGAACATAGCGAACCTTGTACCCGATGTGCTTCAGATAGCGGAAAAGAATATCAAAGGTAATAGCAGGACGCGCATGTCCGAGGTGCGGGTCGCCATAAACTGTCGGTCCACAGACATACATTCCCACGTTAGGTGCTGCAATCGGTTGGAAGAGTTCCTTCTTGCGATGCAGTGTATTGTAAATAACTAAGTCTTGCATAATCAGTTGTTTATTTCTTGATGATGCAAAAGTACAAAATAATTATCATCTGCACCACTGTTGTGCAGACTTTTTATAAGCTATACTAATTACGATGCCTAATTGGGGTAATTAGCCTAATTAAGCACGCTAAGCTAAGAAAGTGAATTGGCTAAGCACTCCTTTCATCAAAACCTATCGGGCGGAACTGACGCTGTTCTACGCTGTAGACATAGCCTGCATCATACAGATAGGCTTTAATCTTATCAGCATCTTCATCGAAGTTATAACAAAGCGACTCCAGAGTGTCAAACTCTTCATCACGCAGCAGCATATTTACACTGCTTACCAATATCGCAGGGTCTTTGGGTAAATAATCCATATCTTCTATCAACAGGAAGCAAAAGGGCTACTTCATTGACTCGCTGACGAACTGGAGCGGCAGAAGGTCCTTTACACTATTGATGACATACACGCCTGCTGTACCGTAAAGAAGGATGCGGACAGGCTGCTTGTAACGGTCCTCTATCTCCAGAATGACCTGCCGGCAGGCACCACAAGGAACTATCGGGTCACGCATCAGCCCATACTCATTAGCCGCAGCAATGGCAAGTGTGGTGACAGCTTGGTCGGGATAATTGGACTGGGCAGCAAAGATAGCCGAACGCTCAGCACACAAACCTGACGGAAAGGCTGCGTTCTCCTGGTTTGCTCCCATGACTTCTGTCCCGTCAGCAAGCAGCAAGGCTGCCCCGACACGGAAGCGGCTGTAGGGAGAATAGCTGTTGCCGGTTGCTTCTATAGCCTTCTGGATAAGGTGCTGGTCTGCTGTTGAGAGCTCTTCAGTCTGGCAGAATCCGATTTTGATGCTTATGTCTATTGTTTTCATATTTGATATTTATTATAGGTGATGAGGCGTATTGGGCTAATAAGCCTAATTAGA of Prevotella fusca JCM 17724 contains these proteins:
- the cdd gene encoding cytidine deaminase — encoded protein: MKTIDISIKIGFCQTEELSTADQHLIQKAIEATGNSYSPYSRFRVGAALLLADGTEVMGANQENAAFPSGLCAERSAIFAAQSNYPDQAVTTLAIAAANEYGLMRDPIVPCGACRQVILEIEDRYKQPVRILLYGTAGVYVINSVKDLLPLQFVSESMK